The Chryseobacterium sp. LJ668 genome segment TACATCGATATTATCCATTCCTACTCCACCTCTTCCAATGATTTCGATGGACGGACAGTTATCGATAATATCTTTTCTTACTTGTGTCGCACTTCTTACCAAAATTGTCCGGATTTTATGCTCATTGATATAGTCAACCAAAAATTCCTGCGGAACTTTTTTGGTAATCACTTCAAAACCTTTTTCTGTCAGTGCATCAATACCAGATTGATCTAAACCGTCGTTTGCTAAAACTTTCATAAAATATAGTTTATTTAAAAATTTGAAAGATTTTAATCTTCAAAAACTTCAATGGTTACCTGTTTCTCGATCATATCTGTGAACTTACCTTTATATCTCGTCGCTTTTACCAAGTGGTTATCAATCCAGTGATAGTTTCCTCCCCTCGGTTTTCCGCATAGTACGCTGTGGTATTTGAAGCCATGCTTATCCAACCAGTCGATTGTTATCTGCTTAAGATTTTCTGTTCTTGAAGTGAAGAAACAAATCTGGTGACCATCATCATACCATCTATTTACAGTTTCCAAAGCATCGGGATAAGGTTCACAAGTAACCATTCTTTCCGGCTCTTCATTGGGAACATCATCAGTAATTGTTCCGTCGATATCTATCAGATAATTCTTTACTCCATCCTTAAGGATCGGGCTTATATGCTCAATATATTCTAATTCCATCAATCAAATTTTAAATTGCAAAGTTACATTTTATCATTCAAATAGCTGTATTAATGTTCGTTTATGTTAAAATTTTAACTAAAAAATTAACTTTAAATAAATAAAATATCTACAAACCTTGCAGAATTCATAAATAACCTTTATTTTTTTCACTTTTAAAAATTATAAATCTGCACAAATATTAAAAATTATAAACAATTATTTTATGAAATCATGATTTAAACTTAAATTTGTAGGAATGGAAGAATATGTAGTTTTAGTAAATCCTGAAGATGAAGTTTTGGGTTTGATGGAAAAGCAGCAGGCTCATATCAATGGTTTGCTACATCGTGCATTTTCTGTTTTTTTATTCAACGATAAGGGTGAAATGCTGTTGCAAAAGCGTGCGTCAGAAAAATATCATTCTCCAAACCAATGGACCAATGCGGTTTGCTCGCACCCACGCTATGGTGAATCTTATCTTGAAGGGGCAAAAAGAAGAGTAAAAGAAGAGCTGGGAATTGAAACAGACCTTTCAGAAAAATTCAATTTTATCTATAAAGCAGATGTTGGCGGCGGACTTTGGGAGCATGAACTTGACTATGTTTTTACCGGAACTTATAATGAAGATTTTAAATTAAATCAAAATGAAGTGGAAGAAGTTCGATATACTTCCCTACAGGATCTGGATCAGGAGATTGCCGATCATCCTGAAAGATTTACAGAATGGTTTAAGATCATTTTAGAAGAATACAAACACAATTTTTAGCACTCATAATGAAAAAAACAGCATTTATTTTTGCTCTTCTGGTATCACTAAGTGTTTTCGCACAAGTAAAAGACACCGAGGTAATAGAAAGCGAAAATTACTCAATCACAATACCCAACACCTGGAAAACAACCAATGATGATGGTATTGTCAACATTTTCCCGACTAATCAAATCGGTGCAATTACGATCTCAGAATACCACGATCTGGAACTTCCAAAAACGGAAACCAAAAAATTTATTCTTGCGCTCTACAATTCTGCAGAGGACGAGAAAAATATAAAAAGCGGAAGCGGCAAAAAAGGTTTTACAGAGTATTTGTATGAATATTTTGACGAAAAAGAGAATCTTTTCTGGATCACTAAAGTATTTCAAAAAAATAAAGACCTATACATCATCAGCATCAATTGCCAGAAAAAATACTGGAATGGTAATTATATGAAAGTTTTTAACGAAACGTTTGACAGTTTTAAAATAAAGAAATAAAAATAAATATGAACAAAACAGCCTTATACGATAAGCACGTTTCTTTGGGAGCGAAAATAGTACCTTTTGCAGGATTTGATATGCCTGTACAATATTCCGGAGTGACGGAAGAACATTTTGCAGTAAGAGAAAAAGCGGGATTATTCGATGTATCTCACATGGGACAGTTTTTCATTGAAGGTGCAGGTTCTAAAGAGCTTTTGCAATATGTTACCACCAATAATGTAGATGCTCTTGAGAACGGAAAAGCACAATATTCTTGCCTTCCCAACGAAAATGGAGGAATTGTGGATGACCTTATCGTTTACAAAATGGAAGATGACAAATATTTTGTAGTTGTGAATGCTTCAAATATTGAAAAAGACTGGAATCATATATCAAAATACAATACTTTCGGGGCAAAAATGACGAATGCCTCAGACGAAATGTCTCTTTTGGCGGTTCAGGGCCCGAAAGCAACTGAAATTCTTCAGAAATTAACTGAAACAAATCTTTTTGAAATTCCTTACTATCACTTTACGGTTGGAACTGTAGCTGGAGTAAGTGATGTGATTATTTCAAATACGGGCTATACCGGAAGCGGTGGTTTTGAGATTTATTTTAAAAATAAAAATGCAGAACAGCTTTGGGATGAAATTCTGAAAGCAGGAGAAAGCGAAGGAATGATTCCTTGTGGATTAGCTGCAAGAGATACTTTAAGACTTGAAAAAGGTTTCTGCTTATACGGAATGGACATTGATGACACCACCTCGCCTATCGAAGCCGGATTGGGCTGGATTACCAAGTTTGACAAAGATTTTATTTCAAAAGAAACATTTGCAAAACAGAAAGAAGAAGGTGTAACCAGAAAATTGGTTGGTTTTGAACTTCAGGACAAGGGAGTTCCGAGACATGATTATCCTGTAGTAGATGCCGAAGGAAATGTAATTGGTAAAGTAACTTCCGGGACGCAGTCTCCGATGAAGAAAATCGGTTTAGGGATCGCTTATGTAGATAAGCCGCATTTCAAACTGGGTTCTGATATTTTTATTCAGGTTAGAAATAAGAATATTCCTGCGAAAGTAGTAAAGATGCCTTTCGTACAATAAGATAATCAATGGTGATAAGCTTTGCTTGCTCCGTACTTTTTAAACATAAAAACCACAGATCAATCTGTGGTTTCGTTTTTTAAGAGAAATCAGGAATTAATTCCCGTTGAAATGAGCTCTCAGGTTTTCAATGTTTTTCTTATCATTTCCGATAAAAATCTCTGTATCTGTAAGGAAAACAGGTCGCTTTAAGAACGTATAATGATCTAATAACAACTCTTTAAAGTCATCTTCACCCATTGTTTTCAAATCAAGCTCTCTCAACTTTATCTGTGTAGATTTTTTACTAAACAAATCCTCGTAAGAATTGGTAACTTTAAACATTGCTTCCACTTCTTCTTTTGTGATGGGCTCTTTTTTTATTTCACGCATCTCCCAGTCTCTCAGATCAAATTTTGCTAAAATTTTTCTGCATGTGTCGCAACTATTAAGATAAAATACTTTTTTCATCTATATTATAATTTATTATTTTTTTAAATATTAAAGTTCAAAATTGAACATTTTGACAATATAACACTTTAATACCTTAAAACACGAATAAAATCTGACCTTTTTGAAAATAATTAAATATCTTTAGTAAATATTATAAAAAATGGATAACAAACCTGTTACTTTTCAGTTTATTTCAGAGCCTTCAGATGTCAATTACGGAGGAAATGTGCATGGCGGAAGCGTTATGAAGTGGATTGACCAGGCAGGATATGCCTGTGCTACAACCTGGAGCGGAAATTATTCGGTGACGGTTTATGTAGGCGGTATCCGTTTTTATGAACCGATTAAAATCGGTGAAATTGTAAAGGTTGAAGCACAGGTAATTTACACAGGTTCTTCAAGTATGCATATCTCTATCAACGTTTTCTCCAGAAATCTAAAACAGCCGATTTTTGATAAGAAAACACACTGCATCATCGTCTTTGTGGCGGTAGATGAAAACGGTAAAAAACTTCCTGTGCCAAAATGGATACCAGAAACTAATGAGGAAAAGCAGCAGGAAATGTACGCCAAACGGCTAATGGATCTGAGAAAACAGATTGAAGATGAAATGAAACCTTTTCTTTAAAATAACTTATGAAGAGAATTGATTTTTTAAAGCTATCATCGCTAGGTTTACTAGGATTGTATTCCTTCGAAATTGCAAATTCATTCAATAAGAATAAACGTTTAGCTATACAACTGTATACCATACGAGATGCGATTTCTCAAAATCTTGAAAAAGCTTTAGAAAAAATTGCTGCTTTAGGTTATACAGATTTGGAAATTTATGGCTATAACGGAACATTTTTCGGGAAAAATAGAATTGAATTTTTATCTGTCTTAAATAATACAGGTTTAAAAGTAATCAGTTCGCATCACCAGACCGGAGTTCTAAAAAAGGAAAAAGGAACGTTATCTCATCATTGGGAACAATCTGTTGAAGATCTTAGTTTCATCGGTTCGAAATATATCGTATGTTCTTATCTGAATCCTGAAGAGAGGACTTCGGAACATTATAGAAAACTTCCTGAGCTATTAGATAAATCTGCAGAAACTTCTAAGCAGTACAAAATTCAGTTTGCATATCATAATCATGATTTTGAATTTGAAAAGATGGATGAGGAACAGCTTATCTACGACTTCATCTTAAAAAATACATCAGCAGATTTAGTCAAAATGGAGCTTGATTTATATTGGATAACAAAAGCCGATTTTGATCCTTTAGATTATTTTGAAAAATATCCCGGAAGATTTCCTTTGTGGCATGTAAAAGATATGCATAATGAAACCAAAAATTTCGCAGAAGTCGGCAGCGGAACTATTGATTTTAAAAGAATATTTGAAGCGAGAAAAAAAGCAGGTTTAGATTACTGGTTTGTCGAGCAGGACTCCAGCAACAGGGATATTTTTGAGAGTATCTTGATGAGTAAAAAATACATTGACGAGAATGATTTTTTCTTTAAGTAATCATTTGCAAAACAAAAGTCTCCCATCAAGGAAGACTTTACTATTTATAAATTTAATAATTTTAACAAGTAATTACTTGTGGACAACCGATGTACAGGCTGCAATACTTAGGTCCTGTAACGGCTCCCGTGCAGCTGCATCCGCATAGTGACAAATCCGGAGTACCAATTTTTCCTACACCTCCAACGATGTTTTTAAGATCAGCACTGTTTAATTTTTTAGCGTTTTTTAAATTTTGATTTAACATAATGATTTGGTTTTAAGTTGAAAAATAAAGGATATTAATTACACTGCAAAGTCATCGCAAGTGTAGACTTGTGGACAAGCAATATAAGTTGGGCAGTATTTCGGTCCCGTAACAGCACCTGAACAACTGCATCCGCAAAGCGATAAGTCTGGCGTACCACTAGCACCACCAACGATGTTTCTCAGATCAGCACTTTTTAATTTCTTAGCGTTTTTTAAAATTTCGTTTAACATAATGATTTGGTTTTAAGTTGTTATTCAAATTTAAACATTATTACGATATCACAATAAAAAATTTACATTATTACAAAATAACGTTTTATTTAAGCGAATCGTATTTTAATAATGAAGGAAGATGAATTATTTAATAAACTAAAAATCCCTCCAAATTTCTTTGAAGGGATTTTATTTTATAAATTTTTAAACTGAAATTATCTCGCAATATTTACAGCTCTTGTTTCTCTGATTACGGTTACTCTTACTTGCCCAGGATAAGTCAGTTCATTCTGAATTTTCTCTGAAATGTCGTAAGAGAGCTGAGATGCGATTTCGTCGTTCACTTTTCCGCTTTCTACCATTACCCTCAATTCTCTGCCCGCCTGAATTGCATAAGCACTAGAAACTCCTTCAAAGCTTAAAGCCGCAGCTTCAAGATCCTTCAATCTTTGAATATAAGATTCTAAAACCTGACGTCTTGCTCCCGGTCTTGCTCCTGAAATTGCATCGGCAACCTGAATGATTGGAGATAATAATGAAGTCATTTCAACCTCGTCGTGGTGAGCTCCAATAGCATTGATTACTTCAGGATTTTCCCCGTATTTCTCTGCCCATTGCATTCCTAACAAAGCGTGAGGAAGTTCAGATTCCTGTTCAGGAACTTTACCGATATCGTGTAAAAGACCTGCTCTTTTGGCCATTTTCACATTTAGTCCTAATTCTGCAGCCATCGTTGCAGCAATATTTGCTACTTCTCTTGAGTGCTGTAATAGGTTTTGCCCATAAGATGAACGGTATTTCATTCTACCAACAATTTTCACCAACTCTGGGTGTAATCCATGGATTCCCAGGTCGATAATGGTTCTTTTACCTACTTCTATGATTTCGTCTTCAATCATTTTTTTGGTTTTTTCTACTACCTCTTCAATTCTCGCCGGGTGAATTCTACCGTCTGTAACCAATCTGTGAAGTGATAATCTTGCAATCTCTCTTCTTACAGGATCAAAACATGAAAGAAGAATAGCTTCCGGAGTATCATCGACGATAATTTCTACACCTGTCATTGCTTCCAGTGCCCTGATGTTTCTACCCTCTCTACCGATAATTCTACCTTTTACTTCATCAGATTCTATATTAAAAACAGACACCGAATTTTCAATTGCCTGCTCAGTACCGATTCTCTGAATAGTCTGAATAACTATTTTTCTTGCTTCGCTTTTAGCATTCAGCTGGGCTTCTTCCATAATGCTCTGAACATGTGCTTGAGCTCTGGTCTTAGCTTCAGCCTTCATTGTTTCTACTAATTCAGCTTTGGCTTCTTCACCGGTATAGTTTGAGATTCTTTCAAGCATTTCTACTTTCTTCGCGGTTGCCGAATCTAGCTCTTGCTGTTTTTTCTCTAAAATTTCTGTTTTCTTAGCATAATCAGCAATCTGTCTGTCGAGATCTTTCTCTAATTTCCCTGCTTTACTAAGCTCATCATTCAGCTTATTTTCTTTGTCTTTGATCCTTTTTTCGCCCTCCTGCATTTTTCTTTCGCGAGATTGAATGTCTGCATCATGCTGAGATTTTAGCTCAAGAAATTTTTCTTTCGCCTGAAGATTTTTTTCTTTCTTTATTGATTCGGCTTGTACAGTAGCTTTTTCTATAAGATTTTCGGCATTTTTTGTTGCATCGTCTATAATAAATTTGCCTTTAGCATTAAGGGAGCTTTTAGAAAATACCATTCCTAAAACAGCGCCTACTATCAAACAAATAACGCCTATAATAATAGCGGTTGTTGTCATATATATATTGAGTTTTAATTGTCTAAATTTAAAAATAAAAAACCTACAATAATTCAGTGATTTAGAGTAAACTCCCGATCTCCACGATTTGATCTGATTTCTTCTCTCTGTAATCTGCGTAAAGCAGCACGCCATTGAAAAGACTTTCGAACATTAATTGTTTAGTGTTGAGTTTACCTTAATGTGTTAGAATTACTGTAGGCAGCTTTTCGGAAAATTATTTTCCCGCTTCATTCAACGTCTGATTAATTTTGGTTAATCGTTCGTTGGCCGAATGTATATTTTTTTCGTAGTTGAGAGATACAACTTCTGCATTGGTTCCCAATTTGAGGGCACACATTGCTAAAGCATCCTGTTTATCTCTTACATCGAAATTCTGTTCAAAATCTTTAATCATATTTTCAATTTGCTTCCCCACTTTACGGAGTGTCTCTTCCTCTGCTGCCGGAACATTCAGTGGATATACCCTTCCTGCGATGTTGATGGTTATTCTCCTTACATCCATTATAATCCGCTGTTTTGAAGCTGTGCAATACAAAAGTCTACTTCTTTTACCAATCTGTTGATATGGTTTTTCATGAGTCTGTTGTGTTCAGGATTTCCTGATATTGCCGAATACAATTTTATATTTTTCTGTTCTTCTGCTAATACCTGATTTTTCTTCCGCTCTTCATCATATTTCTTCTTCAAGTCTTCATGCTCTTTATTCAATTCTGATAACCTTTCAGAAAGATTTTGATGACTTTTATGAAGATTCAAAATCTTTTTTTCCAGTTCTGAAAAATTGTTTTCTAATTCTTGAAGCATTTCAGGTTTCTAAATATTCTAACTAATAGCAAAAATATGAAAATAAAAAGACTAACAAAAATAAATATCTCTATATTTTGGCTAAAAACAAAAAGGAGATGCCAAAGCACCTCCTTTATATATTAAGTTTTTGTTATATTATTCAAATTTCAATACAAACATAATAGCTCTTGTTTGTAAAGTAGAAACTGCTGCAGACCAATAAGGTGGCGTAGTAGCATTATCAGCAACCATTTCGTTGTTCATAAAGAATGTTCCTCTTACAGCCGGAGTCAGTTTAAATTTATTAAAATAAAACTGAATTCCCATCTCTGCAGACCATGCAAAGTTGTGTGTTGTAGATCTGAAAACCTGCTGTTGGTTATCGTCTTCTGAGTCTGAATTTGACTGTAAATTAACAATATAATTCACACCCGCAGCAAAATAAGGTCTTGAGTTATACCATCTTTCTCCATGAAATTCAAGCAATACAGGAACATCCACCAAAGTTGATTTAATTTCTCTTACCTTGTCTTTTTCAGTTAAAAAAATAGGTGTAAATGGAGCATTTGTTAAGCTTCCATTTTGATAAATATCGTTAGATTGTGTGTTGAAGATCAACTGTCTTTGAGCAAACTGCAAACCTGGTTCTAATCTTACGTCTAGGTAATCATTTAATCTGAATTTTGCGATCAGACCTGCCCCAAAGCTGGTACTTGCTTTAGACGTTACAAGATTCTGATTCTCACTCATACCATATCTTGGATTAAGCACGATACGGTAATCCAGTATGTTGCCATTCAGATAAAACCCCCAGCTGAATTTTTGCTGGTCAAAATCTTCCAGCTTATCCATCCTGTTACGAGTTCTAAATTGAGCATCTGCAAAAGTTGCTATACTAACTGAGGCTAAAACCAGAGCTTTTAATAGAAATTTATTCATAGGTTATTTTGTTGCTTTATAAATTGTGGCTATACCTAAACTTAATTTTTTATATTCTACTTTTTTAAATCCTGTGTCTAACAGTATTTGTCTCATTTTCTCTCCAAACGGGAAAGCATTCACAGAATCCGGCAGATAAGTATACGCCCTGTCGTCTTTAGAAATCAATCTTCCGATTGCCGGCAATATATTTTTAAAATAAAACATATAAAACGGTCCTAAAAAACCCTCTACTTTTGAAAACTCAAGAATGTACACACTTTTGTTTTCCTTCACTACTCTTTTCAGCTCTGCCAAACCTTTTGTAAGGTTTTCAAAGTTCCTTACTCCAAATGCAACGGAAACAGCATCAAATCTATTGTCCTCGAAAGGTAAATTTTCTGCATCACCTTTCTGCATAGAAATTTTGCCGTCTAATTTAAGTTTTTTTATTTTAATAACGCCAACATTTAACATTTGTTGCGATAAATCTAAACCAACGACTTTCGCACCCGTTCCTTTTTCTACAGCAATTGCCAGATCCCCTGTTCCGGTAGCCACGTCAAGAACTTCCTTAGGCGTGTCTTCCTTCATCATGCGAACGAGCTTATTCCTCCATAGAACATCTATTTTCATAGACAACGCATGGTTCAGCAAATCATACTTCGGCGCAATATTGTCGAACATATCCTCTACCTGGCTTTTTTTCGTAGCCTCAGAATTGTAAGGAGTAACTTTGTTGATATCGTTTGTCAAAACTTGTAATATTCTTTATAATAATTAAGGTAATCTTGTTTTCTGAAGATCTTTGAGCGGGATTCTACTTTATCAATATTCTTTATCAGCTTATCATAATCTTCATCTACATTGTAATAAAAGTCTTCTGTATAAAGCTTATTGAAGCGTTTTGCGCCTCCAAAATATGCCTTACCGTCTATAATCGTTTTATCCAACGCCAAAAGTAATGAATCTTTTTTAAGATTGTACCCATAAAATTGACGATTAACATAATAATCCTGATGAGCAATGTTTATAAGCCCTCTGATTTTATTTACCTCAAATGCAGAATCGTACAACAATTTCTTATTCTGATCAAAAACTTTTATTGAATTTTTGCCCTGTTTAAGGTTTACATTCACGTATTGCCCTGCCGAAATGATTCCTTCAGAACCGTTATTAATTTTGTAGTAGTAAGTATAAGGAGTAGGATTATCTACCAGGTAATAATTTTTTTTGGCTAAAAAAAAGAAATATACCCCAAAGGCAAATACAAAAACTGCAATTGCAATAAGTAACCCCTTCATTGACGGATTGTTTTTCATAGATTGTTGTGAACAATTTTTGCAAATTTAATAATATTTTTAATTCTTTCTTATTAATATTAATTATTAACTTTGCATCTTTATAAATCATTTAAACGAATGCCGAATACGATCATTATTGGTTCTGGATCTTACATTCCTAGCAGAGTTATTGGTAGAGATTTTTTTCTAAATTCTGAATTCTATACCGATGAAGGCGAAAAAATAGACAAGCCAAACGAAGAAATCATCTCAAAATTTGTAGAAATTACAGAAATTGAAAACAGAAGATATATTGGGGACGACACTTCAAACTCAAAAATAGGTTACGAAGCTGCGAAAGTAGCTCTTGAAGACGCAAAAGTAGACGGCGAAGATTTAGATTATATAATTTACGCCAGTAATTTTGGCGAAGTAGGCACTGACGGTGTTGCGAACTTTATGCCGAATATGGCAGCAAGAGTAAAGAATCATTTAGGAATTAAAAACAGAAAATGTATCACCTATGATATGATTTTTGGTTGTCCGGGCTGGGTTGAAGCAATGATTCTGGCAGATACCTTTATCAAAGCCGGTGTTGCTAAAACGATTCTTGTAGTGGGTGCAGAAACTTTAAGCCGCGTTACCGATCCTTACGACAGAAATAAAATGATTTTTGCTGACGGAGCCGGTGCAGTCGTCGTAAAAGCAACCGATGAAGAAAATGTGGGCATTATTTCTCATAATACCATCTGCGATAATGGCCCCGAACTGGAGTATTTAAGAAACGGAGGTTCTATCAACAAGGAATTCAACGATAAAAAGCTTTACATCAGAATGATGGGGAGAAAAATCTATGAGTACGCTCTTAAAAACGTTCCCACAGCCATTAAGGAAACTATAGACAGTGCCGGGCTTTCTATAAAAGATATTGATAAAATTCTGATTCATCAGGCTAATGCCAAAATGGATTATGCGATGATCGAAAGACTTCACAAGCTTTATGATGTCAAAGATTACGACCACGCCGTTTCCCCGATGACAATTCAGGATTTTGGAAATTCTTCTGTGGCAACCATTCCTACGATGTTTGATTTAATCATTAAAGGTAAAATGGAGGGTCATACGTTTAAAGATAAAGGGAACATTGTGATGACTTCGGTAGGTGCCGGAATGAACATTAATGCGATCGTTTATAAATTTCCTTAAGATATTTAAATAATTTAAAATATTAAAAGCACAGAGGAATTTCTTTTGTGCTTTTTTAAAACTCGTTTATGCAAAGAAACTTTTTATTTATAGCTGCTATCTTCTTATTTCTGGAAGTTTATATCTATCAGGCAATTAAAACTTTAACAGATAACTTATGGATTAAGGCAGGATATTGCATTTTGTCTTTAGCTGTTTACGGATTCTTTGCTTATGAAGTTTCTCATTTCCAAAGATCAGACAGAAGCACAATGAGAGCACAGATCATGATCTCATTATTTTTAGTCTTTATTTTACCAAAAATTTTTATCGTCTTATTTTTATTAATTGACGATATTTTCAGAACAGGAGGTTACTTAATCGGCTTAACCAAATCTACAGAAAACTTTTTTCCGGAAAGGAGAAAGTTTCTTAGTATTATGGGTCTTGGTCTGGGCGGTGTGCTCTCCGCATTATTTATTGACGGAATTACCTTCGGAAAATATAGGCATACGGTAAGAAGAGTAAAAGTTAAGATTAAAAATCTTCCTCTAAGCTTTAAAGGATACAAAATCATTCAGATTTCAGATGTTCACAGCGGAAGTTTTTCTGACCCGAGCAAACTGGAACACGCCATCGAGTTGATCAACGAACAAAACGCAGATTTAGTTTTATTTACCGGAGACATGGTGAATAACGTTTCTGAAGAATTCAAACCTTTCATTCCTCTTTTTTCTAAAATTAAAGCGAAAGACGGCAAGTTTGCAGTGTTGGGAAATCACGATTATGGCGATTATGTGACCTGGGAATCTCCTAATGCAAAAAAAGTAAATCTCGATCAATTAATCGAATACGAAAGACAGGCAGGTTTTGAAATGTTGATGAATGAAAACCGTGCCATCGACAGAAACGGAGAAAAATTATACATTTTAGGAGTAGAAAACTGGGGATTAAAGCCTTTTCCACAATTTGGAAAAATAGACAAAGCTTTAGAAAACGTCCCACAAAACGCTGCGAAAATATTAATGAGTCATGACCCTACTCATTTCGATTACGTGGTTAAAAAACACCCTGCAGATATTAGTTTAACACTTTCAGGTCACACCCACGGAATGCAGTTTGGTTTAGATTTAAAAAATATCAAATGGTCGCCTGTACAATACCGTTATCCAAAATGGGCAGACTTATACGAAAGTGAAGGAAAACTGTTGTATGTAAACCGTGGCTTTGGCGTTTTAGGATATCCCGGAAGAGTTGGGGTGTTGCCTGAGATTACCCTTTTGGAATTATCTTAATGATCTTTTTTAAAATATATAATCCTTCATCCTAGAAGTTGCCAATT includes the following:
- a CDS encoding 3-oxoacyl-ACP synthase III family protein; this translates as MPNTIIIGSGSYIPSRVIGRDFFLNSEFYTDEGEKIDKPNEEIISKFVEITEIENRRYIGDDTSNSKIGYEAAKVALEDAKVDGEDLDYIIYASNFGEVGTDGVANFMPNMAARVKNHLGIKNRKCITYDMIFGCPGWVEAMILADTFIKAGVAKTILVVGAETLSRVTDPYDRNKMIFADGAGAVVVKATDEENVGIISHNTICDNGPELEYLRNGGSINKEFNDKKLYIRMMGRKIYEYALKNVPTAIKETIDSAGLSIKDIDKILIHQANAKMDYAMIERLHKLYDVKDYDHAVSPMTIQDFGNSSVATIPTMFDLIIKGKMEGHTFKDKGNIVMTSVGAGMNINAIVYKFP
- a CDS encoding metallophosphoesterase; amino-acid sequence: MQRNFLFIAAIFLFLEVYIYQAIKTLTDNLWIKAGYCILSLAVYGFFAYEVSHFQRSDRSTMRAQIMISLFLVFILPKIFIVLFLLIDDIFRTGGYLIGLTKSTENFFPERRKFLSIMGLGLGGVLSALFIDGITFGKYRHTVRRVKVKIKNLPLSFKGYKIIQISDVHSGSFSDPSKLEHAIELINEQNADLVLFTGDMVNNVSEEFKPFIPLFSKIKAKDGKFAVLGNHDYGDYVTWESPNAKKVNLDQLIEYERQAGFEMLMNENRAIDRNGEKLYILGVENWGLKPFPQFGKIDKALENVPQNAAKILMSHDPTHFDYVVKKHPADISLTLSGHTHGMQFGLDLKNIKWSPVQYRYPKWADLYESEGKLLYVNRGFGVLGYPGRVGVLPEITLLELS